Genomic window (Castor canadensis chromosome X, mCasCan1.hap1v2, whole genome shotgun sequence):
AGAATTTGGCTCTTTTACAGCTTGCTGCTGTAACAGTGTGTTACAAAGGAGGTGGACTCTATAATAGAAATTCTTTGTCTCAGTTCTGGAGCCCAgaagtcagaaataaaactgtcagttatattgttttcttctaggaCTGAGAGAGACAATTTGTTCCTTGACTTTCTTATAGCTTTCCAATGGTTTGCTTGAAATCTGAAATGCACTGGCTTATGCATGCATCCCACTGATTTTTGCCTTGGTGCTAAAATAGCATTTTATCTGGAAGAGTCTGTCTCAAACTGTCCATTGTGTGAAGACATGAGTCACATTATATTAGCATACACCCTACTCCACTATCACCCCATCATAACCTCATAAATTACATTTGAGTTTACCCTAGTTTCAAACAATTTCACCGTCTGAGGCAATGGAGGTTAGGACTACAATATATGAGTTCGGAGGGATAATTCAAACCCAAGAAaaccttttaaagtattttcaaatgtataattaataacaattgatatctttctcatatttgtttttaaattgtttatagcGCTGCACAAAAACTTTTGGTACATTCTGTAACCTACTAGATCTTCCCTTTAACAGTCCAAGCATGTTACACCtagattttttaatattgaaaatgaaaatgcattatCACTTAAATGGAGGGTTTTGTTAATTTGTGGTTGTTGTAATTAATGATATATGTGTTTTGAGTGCTTTTTGATTTATTTCCTCCTTGTCAgcaaaagtttgatttttttccctcatttgccTACATTATTTGGTGCTGACTTTAACTTCTTTTCAATTTTCACTGTATTGTTATgtttaagtttattattttagaagttattcttCACCTTTCTTCATGAACAAATAATTTGGTAAATCTAAACTTACTATTTAATGCCAGTCTCACaaaaatatagatattttaacatttttattttttataaatttaatattattgcccattattttattttacttttattgtaaaCTTCCCCCAAGTAGACACCAATGTTACCTTCttgtatatatacagagagacagATAGGTAATTTGAGAtatctatacatatttatatataaataaataaacatatatatatttatacatataaatagttTTGTActtgttctaaaatttttatttgtctcaTCATGATTAGTTATCTGTTTTATATCAATAACATATGGGATAATATGTTCTTCCTCTGGTTTCAtacttctttttcattgttttgatatGTGTGGTTGTTGGTAAAGCTTATGCCTTTAATTTGTCCCTATTctttaaagataatttattatTCACCAAAATGCTCTCTGTTCCTTGAATCTGGGAATGCATAAAGACTCACAGAAAAGCAAGATTAAACTTCAAGATGAACTTAACTGAGGAATTCCAAAATGGCAgctagaggaagaaagcagaaagcgTTCCTCttatagtaaaatcttggagagacgctggagacacaccttgcaggcaaaaccaccaagaagaggcaaaactttgacccctccacacctccagccagcacagaatctctacttcacgttaaatggagaaaccaggagggcccccaggctaccagttgcccgtgcccagatggcttgggagaagtGGACAAGATGAGCTAAGTGGTAAGTGGTACTCAAACAGACAACCCTGGCCAGaacagcatagacccctggacagactgacctccacctggggaaaaaagagaaactgagtaataagcaataagaacaataaagacacgttgcaaagagaGTGTGGcatactgagcactgaagagggggtgaggggaatccttcctggagctgtaaataaacaagccaggcctggcctgagaggctctggtgggagcgggggtatgcgcccagcaaccaggagcaggaaagtttgtgagaatggtggagggaggaaaactccacaggagaggagggaagatgcacttcccatgtgagctgtaaacaaatacacaggccagagaaagcctgtgcttggaaaggggaaagcttgtagcagtggctcatgcacaggagagctctgagtaaacaaagcctgtggggccaggtgattgctaagctcaccccagagagatctgcataagtaatgcctgcagcaacagcaggctgacatcagtgggcaggcaagccacagccgcagataccattcacagacctgtctgcagactctttttttttctctcgctacctttgatgagaaaacaactgaactacatctgcaagctgaaaaacttactgaaactgtattgcatttgaacttgggacactttgtgggctaTTTTTTTGTGCAgtgttgttctactttatgtgtcccctttgatgagacaactacagaacaacatctaaggcaccatctccaggattggagactgagatggacaccaaaattattaagactgaaacttcattgcatttgaacttggaggtttttttttactttctatttttcattttgttttatcttattttatatatatatatatatatgtatataatatatgtttcatttacttacttgttatttttattcttatcattattccttttatttttgattctcaatcctctctctgtctctctaatgcctgttcagcttactatcgaTTAGTACAcaaatgctccctgtttatatctctgaaacgtttttgtttgattctttgttttgttttttcctactgtttgtttatttgtttttccctttttctttaacttctttactttccagcttctctcacccttccattctaaatatattattacaagctagaaaatacttaattgcatgcagtacagggacagtaacaacactaagggcaatgacaggaagacagaaaaaacagggaaaccagtttcccaacagcaaaaaaattagtacaggaaccagaggggaatgaagaaaacagatactcagatccagactccaacaaaatgaagataaactatgccaaagaacccaatgaagcacataagaataatctaaaagaagacatactataggtactcaatgagaattttatagagatgatactggatagggtcaaccataatgtacaggagacactcaagaaattccaagacatcaaaaatagagaatttgaaaaagcaaaagaagaaataaaggaaaccatagaagcactgtataaacaccaaagtgaaagagagaacatgatgaataaacagataaatgaactcatgacagaaatagacaacattaaagaggaaaccagccaggatatggaaaacctcagaaaaaagaacaaaacagaactgcaaaataaaacagaaggccaatccagcagaatagaacaaacagaagacagaatctcagaacttgaagatgaaatggtaattacaggaaaaactgaagaactattaattaaacaactcaagacctgtgaaaagaaaatgcaagaactcaccgactccatcaaaagaccatacttgagaattatgggcattgaagaaggagaagaggtgcaagccaagagaatgtgtaatatattcaacacaataataacagaaaatttcccaaatctagagaaagatattcccatacagatgcaagaggcctccaggataccaaacagaccagatcaaaatagaactaccccacaacatatcatcattaaaacaacaagttcagaaactaaggaaagaatattgaaggctgtaagagagaaaaaacaagtaacatacaaaggtaaacccatcaaaatcacagcagacttctcaacagaaacattaaaagcaaaagagcatggggtgagatcttctgggcactaaatgaaaataacttcaaccccaggacactctacccagcaaaactatcattccaaataaatggagcagtaaaagtcttccatgataagcagaaagaaaaacaaaatgtcaccacaaaaccaccactacaaaagattcttcgagggattctgcacacagaaagtgaaacccaacttaaccatgaaagacaggaagcaccaaatcacaggaaaagaaaaagcaagaaagtagagagtaacctcaacctaggtatacacaatcaaacattcaaacaactaagacaactaaatgacaggaatcaccacatacctatcagtactaacacttaatgttaatggacttaattcacccatcaaaaggcaccacttgatgaaatggattaaaaaggaagatccaataatttgttgcttacaggagacccatctcactgacatcctaagcataggcttaggatgaaaggctggaagaagatttaccaagccaatggccccccaaaacaggcaggagtccAATACATATCTCTGACACAGTAGACTTCAAAtatgcattgatcaaatgagataaagaaggacattccatactaataaaaggggaaatagaccaaaaggaaataataattatcaacctgtatgcacaatgtcaacacacccaatttcatcaaacataccctgaaagacctaaaagcatatatcaactccaacacagtggttgtgggagactttaacaccccattatcattaatagataggtcatccaaacaaaaaaatcaataaagaaatccatgatctaaaatatacaatagatcaaatgaacctacttgatgtctacagaacatttcatccaacttctacaccatatacattcttctcagcagcccgtggaaccttctccaaaataggtcatattctATGGCAcacagcaagcctcagcaaatataagaaaatagaaataattccttacagctaggattacaggcctgcaccaccacctTGTCCCTTTTGCAACCTAATTCTCGACAGATGCTTTTCCCAAAGTGGGGAAATTGAGGATCTAGTTTGTGGGGACACACATCTAACATTGTTCTGTACCatatatcttttaaataatatgCAGGAAATTGTCTTTTACAGGTTTGGATAAACACCTCAGATGTTATATTGGTTGGTCTACGAGACtatcaggtaaaaaaaaaaatctcatttgaatTTGTACTGGGTCCTTGTTACTTAGTGGTTAATGTTTGAAATCACAGTATTGGCATCTTTGGCCAGTTCCTGCCCATAGGCTCTCTCACCATTCTGCCATTTAACATTATTATGGACCCTTGAGTCAGAGATTATGGCTCTTTTATTGTTCAGAATAATTCTCCAAGTTGATTAATAGTATATGTGTCTTGTGGGAAAatgcttttttctcttactattttaaatataCGATGCAATAAATAATCCCTGGTAGGTGTAGATAAAAACCACAGATCCTTCTGTTCTCGTTCATCTGAAGGCCGTGTGTTAGATGCTCTATGATGTTAAGAGATGGCAATTCCCCAACACTGGTCTGTGAAGTAATAATGGCTCAAGCTGACGTTTTTCACTGCTCTTATGGTAAAATGGCAAAACTGTCCATTTTCTTTAGCGGTTCTAAATTACATTTCCTAAAAAGAATGACAGCCTAGGGAGGTGGtgttcattttacaaaggagtcttcctttcttgttttccccCACTTTCTTGTTAGGGCATGTCAGTTGTACTATGTGTGTGGGGGTCGTTCatcgtgatatttccatatatgcatgcagTGCACTCTGATCACTTCACCCCATTACTCTTTGGGTCCCCCACAGTCCCCTCAGAAACATCTGTCTcacagtttgtttgtttattgtttgtttcagtggatttcattatgacttttccctacatgcacacaatgtactttgatcctattcTCCCTTGGTAGAACAAAAATTTAGTAATCCTGTGGAGTTCCAGTCACTTACCACCTTAATGTATTTTTACTGGGGAAAAGGAGTTTTGCTGCATTGCCCAGGGTATCAACCTGGGTTCcgggactcaagtgatcctcctgcctcaacctcccgtGTAGCTGGCACTGTAGGTGagccccaccacacccagttcattACTTacgtcttcattttttaaatgtaatggtCTGGGAAACTGTTATTCTAGGAATGCAGCTGAATAAGTCAACTCTTCCATTCTCTTGGGCCTTATGGTCTTTAGATAGCCTGCTGGTGGAGCACGGTGATGTGCATGCAAATGGTCAAAATACAAACTGTTCTTTAAGCATATGCTGTCAATTTAGGATGAGCACAAAAGCTGTGGTCATACATAGCCCTCTGTAAGCTCAAGCTTGAAACTGCATATGCTTTGTGAGTTTGTGAAATCCATTTGATTTTCATGTAGAAGAAACTCATCCCTTTTAAGTTATGATACTGTGAAGTTTCCAGTGTGTCTATTGCTGTGCTTTGCAGGTTTCTGTAGGTATCTGTTAGGTCTCGCTGCCCTACACTTCAGGTCCTCTTATTTCCTTGTTGATCATTTGTCCAGTTGTTTCTTCTCATTATACAGTGGCCCTGTCAAGTCAGCTATTcagttttttaccttttattattaTCCTAATTGCAGTTGGCTTAGCTGGAGGttgaacttggtaggcaggccagcactactacttgagccaccccgccagctcttttttttctgcatcggccaattttgagatagggtcccactttaTGCCGTGGGACCACCTTGGGCCGTGGTTCTCCTACTGGGCCTCCCTGTGCAGCCGGAACCACAGCCCCGTACTACCgtgcctagccattggttgagagggggtcgtgtgaactttttgcctaccctggcctggaaccactatcctcccggatctccacctcccatgcaGCCAGGAACACAGACTTGAACAGCCATGCCTGGTTTGGAAtttgtttctttggagaagttctgtgttttcattttcattttccatttagtGAGACTGttgcgggaatctcaagctgagatacaggacactgaggcagttcagcaggaagcaatggtttaattgtgccggcacagacccagtggactcgtgtcgTCCAAGGGCTGAGCCCCTGAGAGCAAAGGGGTCTCAcgttatatacccttgcaagcaggttacagaagcaagaagcaaaccTCAGCCCACATTTGGCTGCAGGTGACTTTACTGGCTATTCCATTCCCCCagggctatgtgaccttcttcatgtttcagtgttttatctctctgctttgccatcccttccccctgcctcattaccaaacacagcctgtctgtttctcttctggtcctcctccctgctataagACATCAGTGTCATCATCCCATCAGTATTTGTAGAtgtgttttcctttaattctttaaatgtatttatagtaGTTGATGTAATGTCCAACTTCTGGCCTCTGTAAGATATTTTTTGAGGTGactctttttttgtcttgttgGAGGCCGTACTTTGTGTTCTCAAGGTCTCCTACTTTTTGGTGGTGTTATTGTTGAAAACTGAACATGTCAAATACAATGTAGCAAGTCTTAAATTGGTTGCTGTTGCTTTTTTGCTTAGTGACTTTTCTGAGCAAATTCTGTGGCCTTAACTGCTTGGTTCCTTTAGTGGACAGTTCATGTTTTTGGTTGAgattttgttagaagcaggaagcctGCCAGGTGTCCTGATACCACCAATAATCCTGGTACCTGGGAGGTGGAATGTGTAGGAGCCTGAGTTCACGGGTTAGTTACATGGCAAGACAGTCTCAAAACCCAACAACAGCAACTACGCACAATGGTAAGCCTCCCAGTCTATGAGGGTGACTTTGTACAAGTTGGGATACACCAAGCCAATCAACAGACCATTCATCCCTAGTTTTCATCTCGTGCTTTGCAGAGTCTCAAGATCAATCAGAGCTGAGATTAAGGCCTTTCAGGGGTAAGAGATTAGTGTCTTCTCTTTTGTGAGCATCTGCTCGGGCTTTCTAGATTCACAGAAGTGTGCTGGGGTGTTCTAATCTCCTATGGACATCGACTTCTAACACTTTTACATTTCTTtcgttgggtttttttccccagatgTTACCTCTGCTTAAAGGCATTGCATAGACTATTTTTCTCTGAATCCTCTGGACAAAGGGTGGTGGAATATTGCTAGTAAATAAGCtttgaattatttcaaataaaggaAAGCTTTACTGTAAGGGGGAGCTTCCGGGTACTACGGAATAGCTCTGTAGAGAGTGGTGTTTTGACAGAGGTCAGAACTTGTTCTACATCTTCCAGTGGCTGCTGCGTTGCTGATTTTCATGGCTACATGGAACAGATATGAGAGGCATAGGAATAGAGTCTTAGGACAGGGCAGGTTAAAATACTAGAGAGCTTGGTCTTCTGACAGTCTCCCATTTTTCTCCAATAAGCACTCTTCAGATTATCACGTGCATTCGGTTATTTTCAGACTTCTGACAGAATGGATAGTGACAGACTTTGGCAGTATTCTCAACTCGTTAGAGAATTTCAGTGAGTCTTGGTGTCTGTCACAAGCCCCTCTCTTGGAGCAATAGCCCTTCTCTGTGAGGCCCAGCTAACTGGTGGCTAAAGAAAAACAGACTGGAGAAGTTGATGATATAATGGGAAAGCTTCAGTGTGCTTGTTCTGGGAAGACAGGTCTAAGGGGAGTTAGGAACAGCCTTGAGGTCATATAGCAGGGAAAGAACAAAGGCAAGACTTGGGTGTTTGCACAGCTAGTGCTCCTGG
Coding sequences:
- the LOC141419535 gene encoding uncharacterized protein isoform X3, whose amino-acid sequence is MEKPGGPPGYQLPVPRWLGRSGQDELSGLDKHLRCYIGWSTRLSAKVNETDTFGPREDDEIQFDDVGDDDEDIDDI